TCATCCTTACCCAgaaactttcaacaagtctgtctcctatttccagctcaacctcagtccaagcgtacgcatttttaatatataaggcggcaacacctcccttttccccctgcctggccctgagcaagctgtacccatctgtaccaatattccagtcgtgCGTATTATCTCACCAAGTCTCCGGGACGCCAACTaggtcatagttgtgtttattgaCTAGCATTTCgcattcttcctgcttattccccatccTTCTCACATTAGtctacagacatctaagatactggatCTAAGGGTCCCGGCTTAGCCCTTGGACTcttccctgccctaagcccccgctcccccggccaggATTGGTCCTCTCCCCAATCCCTATTCCCCCTTTGGTTGGTTCTTGGTTCTCCAATTTCCCTCCAAGGCTGGTGCCCctcaccccacattccccctggCACCGATCCCCAGGTCTCCAGCCCCACCGCCCCCCGAgcactccctccacccccagccccctgacacTTCCCCCCAGATCCCCCTCATCTCCCCACTGTGCTCTGCCCCCAACGCTCACATGTTTGAGTTGCTCAGACATGCAGTGGGTGTTCGGCGTTCGCAGGGAAACATTCAGCACAATGACACAATTCATCACGATCAGCGTCGCCACCCCCATGACGAACATCAGGTACCTGCCGGGGAGAGATCtcgggagtcctggctcccagcccccctgctctcacccaccagcccccacacccctcccagagctggggagagaacccaggagtcctggttcccagccccccctgctctcacccaccagcccccacacccctcccagagctggggagagaacccaggagtcctggttcccagccccccctgctctaaccaccagcccccactcccctcccagagccgaggatagaacccaggcgtcctggttcccagcctccctgctctaacccaccagcccccactgacttcccagagccggggagagaacccaggagtcctggttcccagggaaGCGGGATGGGGGGTGTCACTCACTTGCCAATGAGGGGGACGCTGAGCGAGGTCTCTGGGATTTTTTGGgcgatgaggaagaggaagacagttTGAGCCAGCAGCACTGAGATGGAGAGGGTGCATTTCTGGCCACCGGCTGCCAGGGGCAGAGAACAGGGGTGACATGGGGCCGTTTGGCTTCCCTCCGATATCCTGCTatgccccctcctgcccagggcctggggctttctgccctggggccccccAGAGAGGGGCTGCCAGGAGAGATTGGGGTTCATGCCCCTATCGTTTGCTCCTAGTGCTAGCAAATGTGTCCCCCACGTGGGTGTGGTAGGGAGCATCTCTCCTTGTCCTGTGGCCGGGCGGGGTTTCCCTGTGGCCAGCTAGGTCTCTTTGAGGCCAGGCAGGGCATCCCCGTGGCTGGGAGGGTTTCCCCGTGGCCGGGTGGGGTGTTTCCCGTGGCCGGGCTCACCTTGGGCGGGCAGGAAGTAGACCAGCACGACGAGGGAGGAGATGAGCACGCAGGGCACGATGATGTTGATGACGTAGAAGAGGGGCTTGCGCTGGATGATGAGCGAGAAGCGGATCTCCTGGAAGCCGAGCGCCTCCCGGCCCAGCTCTGGGTGCAGCACCTTCCGGGCCGGCCGGTGCCGGATCGCCCACTCCCCGTTCTCTGCAGGGCGGGAGGCAGCGGGAGGCAgcgggtgctgtggggagcacaCCCCTGCCCTTCGGGGAGACCCCCACTGGGGGGGGGACCTGGCAGACATTTGCCCCTGGGGGGAGCTGTGgcagacaccccctgcccccttgggGGTCTGTTCAGGGGGGGCTGGCAGACACCCTCTTTCCCACCCCCCCCATACCTGTGAAGGCGGCGGGGTCTATATCGATCTCGTCAAAGGGGCGGGCCGTCTCCTCATTGATTGAGAGCTGCAGTTCAACCTCGTTGGCGCTGTACGTCTGGGACCTGCGGCCACATGGGGGGTCAGCAGGGGCGCCCTCTCCTTAGGGTCAGCCCTGGCactgggcgaggggtccctgggtaaccggccgccccgccccagaggtgggcgcgTCTCAGCACTGGGCAAGGGGTCCAAGTGTAACTGGCcgtcccgccccagaggtggccgcgtCTCAGCACCGGGCGAGGGGTCTTTGGGTAACCAGCCGTCCCGAcccagaggtgggcgcatctcagcaccgggcgaggggtcccaGTGTAACCGGCTGTCCCGCCCCAGAGATGGCCGCGTCTCAACGCCGGGCGAGGGGTCTTTGGGTAACCGGCCGcaccgccccagaggtggccacgTCTCAGTGCCGGGTGAGGGGTCCCTGTgtaaccggccgccccgccccagagatgGCCgcgtctcagcgccgggcgagggggccctgggtaaccggccgccccgccccagaggtgggcgcgTCTCAGCACTGGGCAAGGGGTCCCAGTGTAACTGGCCatcccgccccagaggtggccgtgTCTCAGCGCCGGGAGAGGGGTCTTTGGGTAACCAGCcgtcccgccccagaggtgggcgcatctcagcgccgggagAGGGGTCTTTGGGTAACCAGCcgtcccgccccagaggtgggcgcgtctcagcaccgggcgaggggtcccaGTGTAACTGGCTGTCccgccccagagatggctgcgtCTCaacgccgggcgaggggtccctgggtaagcAGCcgtcccgccccagaggtggccgcatctcagcgccgggcaaGGGGTCTCTGGGTAActggctgccccgccccagaggtggctgcatctcagcgccgggtgaggggtccctgtgtaaccagccgccctgccccagaggtgggcgcatctcagtgccgggcgaggggtccctgggtaaccggccgccccgccccagaggtgggcgcgTCTCAGCACTGGGCAAGGGGTCCCGGTGTAACTGGCCGCCCTGCCCAGAGGTGGGCGTATCTCACTCACTGGAAGACAAGGGAGCAGTTCTGCCAGTCGAAGGGGAAGTAGGTGACTTCGATGGCACAGGTGCTGCGGTAGATGGCGGGGGGCAGCCAGTACATGGCCCCCCCAGGGTACACCAGCACGTTCGCGTAGTAGGCAATCTCAAACTGCCCGTCGAtgctgtggggggggtgagaAGGGAAAGGGGGCATCAGCAAGGGGGCCCCCCCaaagtccctgcagcccagacactTCCCACACTTCCCTTGGTGCCCATGAGACACCCTCATATATTGACACACCAAAGCCTGTGCACCTCAAAAGATCGGCACCCACCCCAACCTGCCCTGTGGCCTGAAGCCTTCATCTCAGTGGAGAATCCAGCTGGGGGAGACCCTGACTTTTGGCGACATCCCCGGAAAGACTTTTCTGTGGCCGGGCTGGCTTTTGGGATACCCTGAAAGGGGTGGACTGGGATGCGTGAGGCTGAACCACTGAAGCAGGGACAGACCGAAAAGGGGTCGGGAACGCCAGGGAGGGGGACACCAGCCGCACCTCTGCCGACATAACCCAATCGCAAAAAGGGCGTAGTCTGACTTTAACCCAAATCGTCAGAACACGTCTAAAtacatctagtccagccctctacacagaggcaggacaaagtattatcttCTAGACCGTCCACCACAGGTGttggtccaacctgttcttaaaaacctccaacgatGGAGACGTCACGACCTCCCCAGGTCATTTGTTCCAGCCTTTAAccactttttcctaatgtccaacctacacGAAATCATTtaagaagatattgaacagaaccagacccaggacagattccCGGGGGGACCCCGCTCGtgatgcccttccagcttgactgtgaaccgctgataactactctctgggaacggttttccaaccagttgtgcgcCCACCGCCACATGTACTCAAAGATCGTCACAGACGGCTCAGACCACTTCAGCCCGTTTCTTGAGTATCCCAGGATGTGTTTTGTCAGACCCTGCCAACTTGGAGATATCGGACTTGTCTaattaatttttaacttgttctgcCCTTATGTTAGCCTCAGATCCTTCCTCCTTTACACCGACGTTCACTGTGTTAGTCGGCCGGTCACCGCTAACTGTTtggtgaaaacaaaaacaaaaaaggcatttaacacatCGGCCACTGCTGCGGTTTTTTTATCATTATCTTTCCCTCCTCaatgagtaacgggcctaccctgtccttggtcttcatagaatcatagaatatcagggatggaagggacctcaggaggtatctagtccaaccccctgctcaaagcaggaccaattcccaactgaatcatcccagccagggctttgtcaagcctgaccttaaaaacctctaaggaaggagattccaccacctccctagggaacccattgcagtgcttcaccaccctcctagtgaaatagtgtttcctaatatccaacctagacctcccccactgcaacttgagaccattgctccttgttctgtcatctgccaccattgagaacagccgagctccatcctctttggatccccctttcaggtagttgaaagcagctatcaaatcccccctcattcttctcttctggagactaaacaatcccagttccctcagcctctcctcgtaagtcatgtgctccagacccctaataatttttgttgccctccactggactctttccaatttttccacatccttcttgtagtgtggggcccaaaactggacacagtactccagatgaggcctcaccaatgtcgaataaaggggaacgatcacgtccctcgatctgctggcaatgcccctacttatacagcccaaaatgccgttagccttctcggcaacaagggcacactgtcgactcatatccagcttctcgtccactgtgacccctaggtccttttctgcagaactgctacctagccattcggtccctagtctgtagctgtgcatgggattcttccgtcctaagtgcaggaagtCCTCTTGCTTGTAACGTAGTTGTAAAATGCATTCTTGTTGTCCTTTATCTCCCTAGCTAGTTGagtctcgttttgtgccttggcctttctaattttgtccctatctgtttatgtttttttttttttttttttttttaaataatcatccTTGGTAATTTGACTGAGTTTCTGCTTTTTGTagaactcataagaacataagaacataagaaaggccgtactgggtcagaccaaaggtccatctagcccactatctgtctaccgacagtggccaatgccaggtgccccagagggagtgaacctaacaggcaatgatcaagtgatctctctcctgccatccatctccatcctctgacgaacagaggctagggacaccattcttacccatcctggctaatagccatttatggacttagccaccatgaatttatccagtccccttttaaacattgttatagtcctagctttcacaacctcctcaggtaaggagttccacaagttgactgtgcgctgcgtgaagaagaacttccttttgtttgttttaaacctgctgcctattaatttcatttggtgacccctagttcttgtattatgggaataagtaaataacttttccttatccactttctcaacatcactcatgattttatatacctctatcatgtccccccttagtcttctcttttccaaactgaagagtcctagcctctttaatctttcctcatatgggaccctctctaaacccttaatcattttagttgctcttttctgaaccttttctagtgcttgaatatcttttttgaggtgagagaccacatctgtacacagtattcgagatgtgggcgtaccatggatttatataagggcaata
The DNA window shown above is from Emys orbicularis isolate rEmyOrb1 chromosome 15, rEmyOrb1.hap1, whole genome shotgun sequence and carries:
- the CHRNE gene encoding LOW QUALITY PROTEIN: acetylcholine receptor subunit epsilon (The sequence of the model RefSeq protein was modified relative to this genomic sequence to represent the inferred CDS: deleted 4 bases in 3 codons) — its product is MQGLGLLLCALLCVGVSGAPGGNEELRLYEKLFANYDKNTRPVIRPDDTVPVQIMLTLTNLISLNEKEETLTTNVWIKFEWVDYRLNYSNSEFEGIRSLRVPSDMVWLPDIVLENNIDGQFEIAYYANVLVYPGGAMYWLPPAIYRSTCAIEVTYFPFDWQNCSLVFQSQTYSANEVELQLSINEETARPFDEIDIDPAAFTGMGGWERGCLPAPPEQTPKGAGGVCHSSPQGQMSARSPPVGVSPKGRGVLPTAPAAPAASRPAENGEWAIRHRPARKVLHPELGREALGFQEIRFSLIIQRKPLFYVINIIVPCVLISSLVVLVYFLPAQAGGQKCTLSISVLLAQTVFLFLIAQKIPETSLSVPLIGKYLMFVMGVATLIVMNCVIVLNVSLRTPNTHCMSEQLKHVFLEVLPRYLGSALEPTGDPWAAPPTRRRSSFAIMLKAEEYILKKPRSEILFERQGQRHGLNRTPACDGVDVGVTSTLYKNLASAAPEIRACVEACNFITETTREQNASSAEMENWVLIGKVIDKLCFCAAILLFTIGTLGIFLMGHFNQVPDNPFPLQPDP